The Amylolactobacillus amylophilus DSM 20533 = JCM 1125 genome contains a region encoding:
- the tsaE gene encoding tRNA (adenosine(37)-N6)-threonylcarbamoyltransferase complex ATPase subunit type 1 TsaE, whose amino-acid sequence MKQITIDSASAMQQLGEQIGHNLRPHDLLLLEGDLGAGKTTLTKGIARALGIRRPVKSPTFTIVREYREGKLPLFHMDMYRLEDGDTASLDLEAYLQEDGVVIMEWPNFVQTELPPEYLTIAIERDDTDLDSTRRIVKVSATGQRYEELLQQL is encoded by the coding sequence GTGAAACAAATTACCATTGACTCAGCTTCTGCGATGCAGCAGTTGGGAGAACAAATTGGGCATAACTTGCGGCCCCATGACCTCTTGTTGCTTGAGGGGGACCTTGGTGCAGGCAAAACCACCCTGACGAAGGGAATAGCGCGCGCTCTAGGTATCAGACGTCCAGTTAAGAGCCCGACGTTCACCATCGTGCGTGAGTATCGTGAAGGCAAACTACCGCTTTTTCACATGGACATGTATCGCCTAGAGGATGGAGACACAGCCAGTCTAGACCTCGAGGCATACCTACAAGAAGATGGTGTTGTCATCATGGAATGGCCAAACTTTGTGCAAACGGAGCTCCCGCCGGAATACTTGACTATCGCGATTGAGCGCGATGACACCGACTTGGATTCGACTAGGAGAATTGTAAAGGTCAGCGCCACGGGACAGCGCTACGAAGAGCTACTTCAACAACTATGA
- a CDS encoding 3'-5' exonuclease: MNFIAMDFETANRSASSACSIALVMVRDNKVVDEYYSLINPEEQFEYRNVQVHGIHPEDVQAAPKFNEIWPSFSPLFSPHSLVVAHNARFDIRVLQAMLDKYGLARPNFLALDTLKTSRKFHPELPNHKLNTISAALEIDLQHHHHALSDSLACAQILIHDDEHFSDEPIKKLVQLIN; the protein is encoded by the coding sequence ATGAACTTTATTGCAATGGATTTCGAAACAGCTAACCGCTCTGCGTCAAGCGCCTGCTCGATAGCTCTTGTCATGGTGCGTGACAACAAGGTGGTTGATGAATACTATTCACTAATCAACCCCGAGGAGCAGTTTGAATACCGAAACGTGCAGGTTCATGGGATCCACCCCGAAGACGTACAGGCCGCACCGAAATTCAACGAAATCTGGCCGAGCTTCAGTCCCCTATTCTCGCCCCATTCACTGGTTGTGGCGCACAATGCCCGGTTTGACATCAGGGTCCTGCAGGCGATGCTTGATAAATATGGTTTGGCCCGGCCAAACTTCCTGGCGCTCGATACACTCAAAACGAGTAGAAAATTCCATCCAGAATTGCCTAATCATAAATTAAACACCATCAGTGCGGCACTTGAAATTGATTTACAGCACCACCACCACGCCCTCTCGGACAGCCTAGCTTGTGCTCAGATTCTGATTCACGACGATGAACATTTCAGTGACGAGCCCATCAAAAAACTAGTTCAACTCATTAACTGA
- a CDS encoding exodeoxyribonuclease III produces MKFISWNVNGLRAILKKNFTEFFTATDADFFAIQETKLQEEQVELELPGYETYFNFAKRKGYSGTAIFTKHTPLSVSYGIGNEIGDDEGRVITLEYKDFFFVTCYTPNSQDKLKRLSFRTVWDRDFKDYLVHLDEKKPVIFCGDLNVAHEPIDLKNNQTNHHNAGFSDEERAQFTALLDAGFIDSFRLLHPTEVKYSWWSYRFNARKNNAGWRIDYFGLSKGLAINVKESDILDQIMGSDHAPILLEMKDLEV; encoded by the coding sequence ATGAAATTTATCTCTTGGAACGTCAACGGATTACGCGCAATCCTGAAAAAGAACTTTACCGAATTTTTTACCGCCACGGATGCGGACTTCTTCGCCATTCAGGAAACCAAGTTACAAGAAGAGCAGGTTGAATTAGAATTACCTGGCTACGAAACCTACTTTAACTTTGCGAAGCGCAAGGGATACTCCGGCACGGCCATCTTCACGAAACACACGCCGCTCTCCGTCAGCTACGGTATCGGCAACGAGATTGGGGATGATGAGGGCCGAGTCATCACACTCGAATACAAAGACTTCTTCTTTGTGACCTGTTACACGCCGAATTCCCAGGACAAGCTTAAGCGCCTGAGTTTTCGGACAGTCTGGGACCGCGACTTCAAGGACTACCTGGTTCACCTGGACGAAAAGAAACCAGTAATTTTCTGTGGTGACCTAAACGTGGCCCACGAACCAATTGACTTGAAGAACAATCAGACCAACCACCACAACGCTGGTTTCTCCGACGAAGAGCGTGCCCAATTCACTGCGCTACTGGATGCCGGCTTCATCGACAGCTTTAGATTGCTCCACCCTACGGAAGTCAAGTATTCTTGGTGGAGCTACCGCTTTAATGCCCGCAAAAACAACGCTGGTTGGCGGATTGACTACTTCGGTCTCAGTAAGGGACTAGCAATCAATGTTAAGGAATCGGATATTCTAGACCAGATTATGGGTTCGGACCACGCACCAATTTTACTTGAAATGAAAGACTTAGAGGTTTAA
- the murB gene encoding UDP-N-acetylmuramate dehydrogenase produces MQLLDLLQEGINIQEHIPLSRFTFTKTGGPAEFIAFPRTIEQIKRLIEVTKENEIPLTVLGNASNLIIRDGGIKGLVILLNQMNQIIALSDHRIKAYAGARIINTSEAAYRQSLSGLEFAAGIPGSVGGAVYMNAGAYDGEIKDVLESVTVLTRDDELKTYTNEEMNFSYRHSLVQENGAVVLFAIFKLKPAKSEPIRTKMDHLNALRRAKQPLEYPSCGSVFKRPAGHYTGPLIIEAGLQGKQIGGAQVSMKHAGFIVNVDHATATDYVNLIHLIQTTIKEKYDINLETEVRIIGQEI; encoded by the coding sequence TTGCAATTACTAGACTTACTGCAAGAAGGAATCAATATTCAAGAGCACATTCCACTTAGTCGGTTTACGTTCACCAAAACCGGGGGACCAGCTGAATTTATCGCTTTTCCGCGGACAATCGAGCAGATTAAGCGGCTGATTGAGGTCACAAAGGAGAATGAAATACCACTCACTGTGCTTGGTAATGCTAGTAACTTGATTATCAGGGATGGGGGAATTAAGGGATTAGTGATTCTCTTAAACCAGATGAACCAGATAATTGCGCTCAGCGACCACCGGATCAAGGCTTATGCCGGTGCGCGGATTATTAATACAAGCGAAGCGGCCTACCGGCAGAGTTTAAGTGGCTTGGAGTTTGCTGCGGGGATTCCCGGTAGTGTAGGTGGGGCGGTCTACATGAATGCCGGCGCCTACGATGGCGAGATTAAGGACGTCTTGGAGTCTGTCACCGTCTTGACCCGGGACGACGAGTTGAAGACGTATACGAACGAAGAGATGAACTTCAGCTACAGGCACTCGCTGGTCCAAGAGAATGGGGCAGTCGTCTTATTCGCTATCTTCAAGCTGAAACCAGCCAAGAGCGAGCCGATTAGAACGAAGATGGACCACCTAAACGCACTCAGACGGGCGAAGCAACCACTAGAATATCCATCATGTGGTAGCGTCTTTAAACGACCCGCCGGCCATTACACTGGTCCGCTGATTATTGAAGCGGGCCTTCAGGGCAAGCAAATTGGTGGGGCCCAGGTATCCATGAAGCATGCCGGCTTTATCGTGAATGTGGATCACGCAACCGCGACTGACTACGTGAATTTGATTCACCTGATCCAAACCACAATTAAAGAAAAATACGATATTAATTTAGAAACAGAGGTTCGAATTATCGGACAAGAAATTTAA
- a CDS encoding Na+/H+ antiporter, whose protein sequence is MTVQLLEGVVLLISLVVVSNVINHYFSAIPTSLIQIGLGLVLALTFSITIPLKTDWFLLLFVAPLLYNDGRTFPKQDLWSLKRPIIINSIVLVFFTTFVGGAIIHLLIPSLPYAASFALAAILSPTDPVAVHSITSQAKLPKWIVNLVAGESLINDASGLIGFKYGVAATMTGVFSLFEAAGDFVYISVVGALTGFIAISLIRYALRSLIRRGFNDVTILAVINFITPFLIYLIAEYLHASGVIAVVVAGIFTALRGRNYLESGSEYVVVTNKSWEIIVYILNGMIFLILGIELPVAMNQAIQNPDIHTGYAVALVFAIWFILFLIRVLWIYGSNFVQFVFQKSQGKREQVTLSDALLSGLTGVRGAITMAAALSIPPLLNNEQPFPNRPLILFIAAGVIVLSLVMAVVLIPILTKRAFKLQLKQTLDETVEENVAPADSMSEKEAKNYLYNSAVQAVEEQRRQNENQRAALDVIDEYQKLIASLMHEEFGTESDQAQVLLKDELTLRRVGFRGEASTLEYLMYNGQITQKVYLELRKELADAFDALTNLHQGREVKRLKRMSYHLKHSRGILRKQFQSMFKLRAKQNPEKAFASKEMAKNALKFLSDFLSDDKQKEHQYNQRVVYRLVVAYRRKIAQLKANEHEQNSNYDAQVYQLRIVAFAAQRAAISNLVDARKLAPTLADKLRQEVNFAESALQLTVDTTE, encoded by the coding sequence TTGACGGTTCAATTATTAGAAGGGGTAGTCCTCTTGATTAGTTTGGTGGTTGTCTCAAACGTCATCAACCACTATTTTTCGGCAATCCCCACGAGTTTAATTCAGATTGGATTAGGACTAGTACTCGCGCTCACTTTTTCGATTACAATTCCGCTAAAAACCGATTGGTTTTTACTCCTTTTTGTTGCACCATTACTTTATAACGACGGCCGGACCTTCCCGAAGCAAGATCTCTGGTCTTTGAAACGGCCCATCATCATTAACTCGATCGTGTTGGTTTTCTTCACGACCTTTGTTGGTGGGGCAATCATCCACCTCTTAATTCCAAGCCTACCATATGCTGCTAGTTTCGCATTGGCGGCTATTTTGAGCCCAACGGATCCTGTCGCTGTTCATTCTATTACGAGTCAGGCCAAGCTACCAAAGTGGATTGTGAACTTGGTGGCTGGTGAAAGCCTGATCAATGATGCCAGTGGCCTGATTGGTTTCAAGTATGGGGTCGCTGCTACGATGACTGGCGTATTTTCGCTATTCGAAGCGGCAGGCGACTTCGTCTACATCAGTGTGGTCGGTGCATTGACCGGCTTTATCGCTATTTCGTTGATTCGCTATGCACTGCGTTCACTCATTAGGCGCGGTTTCAATGATGTAACAATCCTCGCCGTGATTAACTTCATTACCCCTTTTCTGATCTACTTGATTGCCGAATATCTCCACGCATCCGGCGTAATTGCCGTAGTGGTCGCAGGTATATTCACCGCATTACGCGGTCGTAATTACTTGGAGAGCGGCTCCGAGTATGTGGTGGTCACGAATAAAAGTTGGGAGATTATCGTTTACATTTTAAATGGCATGATTTTCCTAATTCTTGGGATCGAGTTGCCAGTAGCCATGAACCAGGCAATTCAAAATCCAGATATTCACACAGGTTATGCGGTTGCCTTGGTCTTTGCTATCTGGTTCATCCTGTTTCTCATCCGCGTGCTTTGGATTTACGGCTCGAACTTCGTTCAGTTTGTTTTCCAGAAAAGTCAGGGTAAAAGGGAACAGGTCACACTGTCCGATGCCCTATTATCGGGTTTAACCGGTGTACGGGGAGCAATCACGATGGCAGCGGCACTCTCTATTCCGCCCCTATTAAATAATGAACAGCCCTTTCCAAACAGACCGTTAATTCTGTTTATCGCTGCTGGTGTAATTGTCCTTTCGTTAGTCATGGCCGTGGTGCTCATCCCAATTCTGACTAAGCGTGCGTTTAAATTACAACTTAAGCAGACACTGGATGAAACGGTTGAGGAGAATGTCGCGCCGGCGGATTCGATGTCAGAAAAGGAAGCTAAGAACTACCTCTATAATAGTGCGGTTCAGGCTGTCGAGGAACAGAGACGCCAAAATGAGAATCAACGGGCAGCTCTTGATGTGATTGATGAATACCAGAAGCTCATTGCGAGCCTCATGCACGAGGAATTTGGCACGGAATCTGACCAGGCACAAGTGCTTTTGAAAGATGAGTTGACGCTTAGACGGGTCGGCTTTCGTGGTGAAGCAAGCACGCTAGAGTACTTGATGTACAACGGCCAAATCACCCAGAAAGTTTATCTGGAGTTACGGAAAGAATTAGCCGATGCGTTTGATGCCTTGACCAACCTGCATCAGGGCCGAGAGGTCAAACGGCTTAAGCGCATGTCGTATCATCTGAAACATTCTCGGGGCATATTGAGGAAGCAGTTCCAAAGCATGTTTAAATTGCGCGCTAAACAAAATCCGGAGAAGGCCTTTGCATCGAAGGAAATGGCTAAGAATGCATTGAAGTTTCTCTCTGATTTTTTAAGTGATGACAAACAAAAAGAACATCAGTATAATCAAAGGGTTGTTTACCGACTTGTGGTGGCCTACCGCCGTAAAATCGCCCAACTGAAGGCGAATGAACACGAGCAGAACAGCAACTATGATGCCCAAGTTTATCAGTTGAGAATAGTGGCCTTTGCTGCGCAACGAGCTGCTATCAGCAACTTGGTTGATGCTCGTAAGCTGGCGCCGACGCTAGCAGATAAATTACGACAGGAAGTTAATTTTGCGGAGAGCGCACTACAACTTACTGTTGATACTACTGAATAG
- a CDS encoding ABC transporter ATP-binding protein — MEPIIELRNIGKEYEDGFVALKDVNLEIESGKIYSLLGPSGSGKTTILQIIGGFSKPTTGSVLFEGKDIRSVDASKRQINTVFQNYGIFPHLDVYDNIAFGLVVRKLPKAEIDAAVKDALKMVRLEGFSDRDPAELSGGQRQRVAIARAIVTKPKVLLLDEPLSALDKRLRKDMQYELRELQKRLGITFIFVTHDQEEALAMSDEIFVLNDGQVLQSGTPVDIYDEPINHFVAEFIGDSNIVPGKMIADYQVEFVNRLFECADAGMRPNERVEVVLRPEDLDITTVEQGKIVVKVETQLFLGDHYEILGVDVDDNEWLIHSTNPTEEGKEVGLFFEPEDIHVMRFGESEEDFDARLEGYEEDDE, encoded by the coding sequence GTGGAACCAATTATTGAATTAAGAAATATTGGCAAAGAGTACGAGGACGGGTTCGTGGCACTAAAAGATGTGAACCTAGAGATAGAGAGTGGCAAAATTTACTCACTGCTGGGTCCGTCTGGTTCGGGAAAGACGACGATTTTGCAGATCATTGGCGGCTTCTCTAAACCAACAACAGGCTCCGTCTTGTTCGAGGGCAAGGATATCAGGAGCGTTGACGCAAGTAAGCGCCAGATTAACACGGTATTCCAAAACTACGGTATTTTCCCACACCTCGATGTCTACGATAACATTGCATTCGGGCTGGTCGTCCGAAAGCTACCAAAAGCGGAAATCGACGCTGCCGTGAAGGACGCGCTGAAGATGGTTCGCCTTGAGGGTTTTTCAGACCGAGACCCGGCAGAATTGAGTGGCGGTCAGAGACAACGTGTGGCAATCGCGCGCGCAATCGTCACGAAGCCTAAAGTGTTGCTGTTGGACGAGCCCTTATCTGCTTTAGACAAGCGTCTCAGAAAAGACATGCAATACGAATTACGGGAACTGCAAAAGCGCTTAGGGATTACCTTTATATTCGTGACCCATGATCAAGAAGAAGCGCTCGCCATGAGTGACGAAATCTTCGTTTTAAATGATGGTCAGGTGTTACAAAGTGGTACGCCGGTCGACATCTATGATGAACCAATCAACCACTTCGTAGCCGAATTTATCGGAGACTCGAACATTGTTCCCGGTAAGATGATTGCGGATTACCAGGTTGAATTTGTTAATCGACTTTTTGAATGTGCCGATGCCGGGATGCGGCCAAACGAGCGGGTTGAAGTAGTGCTCAGACCAGAGGATTTAGACATTACGACCGTGGAGCAGGGTAAGATTGTGGTGAAGGTGGAGACACAGCTGTTTCTGGGGGATCACTACGAAATTCTGGGAGTTGACGTAGACGATAACGAATGGCTGATTCACTCTACTAATCCAACAGAAGAAGGCAAAGAGGTGGGCCTTTTCTTCGAACCCGAGGATATTCATGTCATGCGCTTCGGCGAATCGGAGGAGGACTTCGATGCGAGACTGGAGGGGTACGAAGAAGATGATGAATAA
- a CDS encoding ABC transporter permease: protein MNKRKYFFLAPYVLWITFFVVLPIILITYQSFTDIAGKLTLSNYVTFFTNGTFLKMTLSSFWYAFLITLFALLISYPAAYILSTLKRAQLWLLLIILPTWINLLLKAYAFIGILGRDGMVNSFLGFFGVAPQGMLFTSFAFLFVATYIEIPFMILPIYNSVIELDPALLRASQDLGASKFQTFKKVVLPLTLPGIQAGVQAVFIPSLSLFMLTRLIGGNKVITLGTAIEEYFLTTMNWGMGSTIGVILIAIMIITMVFTTDRKKRNRRVNF, encoded by the coding sequence ATGAATAAGAGAAAATATTTTTTCCTTGCACCATACGTTTTATGGATCACCTTTTTTGTCGTGCTCCCGATTATCCTAATTACCTACCAATCCTTTACCGACATTGCTGGTAAGTTGACGTTGTCTAATTATGTCACATTCTTCACTAACGGGACCTTCTTAAAGATGACCCTCAGTTCGTTCTGGTATGCCTTCCTGATTACACTATTTGCACTGCTCATTAGCTATCCTGCTGCGTATATCTTAAGCACACTAAAACGCGCGCAACTCTGGTTACTGCTGATCATTCTCCCAACGTGGATTAATCTTCTGCTGAAGGCTTACGCATTCATCGGTATCCTGGGTCGGGATGGCATGGTCAACAGTTTCCTGGGTTTCTTCGGGGTGGCGCCTCAAGGGATGCTCTTCACAAGTTTTGCCTTCTTATTTGTGGCGACTTACATCGAGATTCCATTCATGATTCTACCAATCTATAATTCCGTCATCGAGCTTGATCCGGCGCTGCTACGGGCGAGTCAGGATTTAGGTGCGTCGAAGTTCCAGACTTTCAAAAAAGTTGTGTTGCCACTGACGCTGCCGGGTATCCAAGCAGGGGTTCAGGCAGTCTTCATCCCGTCACTCTCACTCTTCATGTTAACTAGGCTGATTGGTGGTAACAAGGTGATTACACTCGGTACCGCAATTGAGGAATACTTCTTGACGACGATGAATTGGGGCATGGGCTCCACCATCGGCGTGATTCTGATTGCTATCATGATTATCACGATGGTCTTCACTACCGACAGGAAAAAGAGAAATAGGAGGGTGAACTTCTAA
- a CDS encoding ABC transporter permease: protein MKNIKWGRIYLFVVLVVLYLPIFYLIFYSFSTGERMSNYQGFTFSHYADLFADSRLITIVINTMIIALLSSLIATIIGTLGAIAINQTVSRRQKNVLLTLNNILLVSPDVIIGASFLIFFTALGIGLGFGSVLFSHIAFSIPIVVLMVLPRLKEMDSALIDVAKDLGASDMQVLSRVLLPFITPGILSGFFMAFTYSLDDFAVTFFVTGNGFSTLSVEIYSRARQGINLEINALSALMFVFALILVIGYYLISTHNRSKKDKKRATVSGVVR, encoded by the coding sequence ATGAAAAATATCAAGTGGGGTCGCATCTACTTATTTGTTGTCTTGGTGGTCCTTTACCTCCCAATTTTCTACCTGATTTTCTATTCATTCTCTACTGGTGAGCGAATGAGCAACTATCAAGGATTCACGTTCAGCCACTATGCGGATCTGTTCGCGGATAGCCGGCTGATCACGATTGTCATCAATACGATGATTATCGCATTGCTATCGAGCCTGATCGCCACAATCATTGGCACTCTAGGTGCCATTGCCATCAACCAGACCGTTTCGCGCCGCCAAAAGAATGTCCTGTTGACCCTCAATAACATTCTCTTGGTCTCGCCCGATGTCATCATCGGTGCAAGTTTTCTCATCTTCTTCACCGCACTCGGGATTGGTTTGGGCTTCGGCTCGGTCTTGTTTAGTCACATCGCATTCTCGATTCCAATTGTTGTTTTAATGGTTCTTCCCCGGTTAAAAGAAATGGATTCTGCATTAATTGATGTTGCTAAGGACCTTGGGGCAAGTGACATGCAGGTTTTGAGTCGTGTGCTGTTGCCATTCATTACTCCGGGAATTTTATCCGGCTTCTTCATGGCATTCACGTACTCACTGGATGACTTTGCCGTAACATTCTTTGTTACAGGTAACGGGTTCTCCACCCTGTCGGTTGAAATCTATTCAAGAGCACGTCAGGGAATCAATTTAGAAATCAACGCACTCAGTGCTTTGATGTTCGTTTTTGCCTTGATTCTCGTAATTGGTTATTACCTAATTAGCACTCATAATAGGTCGAAGAAAGATAAGAAACGGGCGACGGTTTCTGGGGTGGTACGATGA
- a CDS encoding ABC transporter substrate-binding protein, translated as MKKLMTATLAILLVCLGLFFWTKALNPQQSGGGAKSVTIYNWGDYLDPALIKKFERQTGYRVTYETFDSNEAMYTKIKQGGTSYDLAVPSEYMIEKLQKAHLLEGIDKSKIKNFKEIDPLFLHRSFDPQNNYSVPYFWGTLGIIYNDQMVKPGTIEHWDDLWHSQLRNKILLVDSARDIMGFSLVSLGYSMNSTNHVQLKLAQTKLNELSYNVKAIVADELKMYMIQNEAAVGVTWSGEASEMLAANKHLHYVVPSEGSNLWFDNMVIPKTVKNKAGAYAFINFMLEPKNAAQNAEYVGYATPVKRAKEILPKSISSDQQFYPSEKTMEKLEVYRDLGTKIVQDYNDLFLEFKMYVR; from the coding sequence ATGAAAAAGTTAATGACTGCTACACTAGCCATCCTCCTCGTCTGCCTAGGATTGTTCTTCTGGACAAAAGCGTTGAATCCGCAGCAGAGTGGTGGTGGCGCTAAGTCTGTCACAATCTACAATTGGGGTGACTACCTCGATCCTGCGCTAATCAAGAAGTTTGAGCGGCAGACTGGCTATCGTGTCACCTATGAGACCTTTGATAGCAACGAGGCAATGTACACGAAGATTAAACAGGGCGGTACTAGTTATGACTTGGCTGTGCCGTCCGAATACATGATTGAGAAACTTCAAAAAGCTCATCTGCTCGAAGGAATTGACAAGAGTAAAATTAAAAATTTCAAGGAAATCGATCCTTTATTCCTCCATCGTTCCTTCGATCCGCAGAATAATTATTCCGTTCCTTATTTTTGGGGGACACTGGGAATTATCTATAACGATCAGATGGTTAAACCGGGCACGATTGAGCATTGGGATGATCTCTGGCACAGTCAACTAAGAAACAAGATCCTACTCGTGGATAGCGCGCGAGATATCATGGGCTTCTCGCTCGTTTCTTTGGGTTACTCAATGAATTCGACGAACCACGTACAGTTGAAACTGGCTCAAACCAAATTGAATGAGCTGAGTTATAATGTGAAGGCCATCGTTGCCGACGAGCTGAAAATGTACATGATTCAAAACGAAGCCGCGGTCGGCGTTACTTGGTCAGGTGAGGCCAGTGAAATGCTCGCTGCAAACAAGCACCTGCACTACGTAGTACCTTCAGAGGGAAGTAACCTTTGGTTTGACAACATGGTGATTCCAAAGACGGTGAAGAATAAGGCTGGTGCATACGCTTTTATCAACTTTATGCTTGAGCCAAAGAATGCCGCCCAAAATGCGGAATATGTGGGTTACGCGACGCCGGTCAAGCGGGCAAAGGAGATCCTACCAAAGAGCATTAGCTCCGATCAGCAGTTCTATCCTAGTGAGAAAACAATGGAAAAACTTGAAGTTTACCGTGACTTGGGGACGAAAATAGTTCAGGACTACAACGATTTGTTCCTTGAATTCAAAATGTATGTCAGATAG
- the cdaA gene encoding diadenylate cyclase CdaA, which yields MLQDWAHLLTLQNLMNLLDILIVWYIIYRLIMLVRGTKAVQLVKGIGIIIVIRLASGYLQLHTLAYLVDQILAWSVIGVIVIFQPEIRRGLEQLGRAPIFGGASFSEKEQSEQFVEQLDKSIQYMSKRRIGALISIQQKTGLEDYIETGITIDAETTGELLINIFIPNTPLHDGAVIIRDGRIAVAAAYLPLSDSNMIPKNLGTRHRAAVGISEVTDAITIVVSEETGGVTITKNSQFMVDLSREDYLKYLRAQLVPAADGKEPWYRSFLDRLWKWGSKQ from the coding sequence ATGTTACAAGATTGGGCTCATCTTTTAACGCTACAGAACTTAATGAATTTGCTAGATATCTTGATTGTCTGGTATATTATTTATCGTTTAATCATGTTGGTGCGCGGCACGAAAGCGGTACAGTTAGTTAAGGGAATCGGCATCATTATCGTTATTCGACTGGCAAGCGGTTATTTGCAGTTACACACACTTGCCTACCTGGTCGATCAGATATTGGCCTGGAGTGTGATTGGTGTAATTGTCATCTTTCAACCAGAAATTCGCCGCGGCCTTGAACAGCTTGGTCGTGCCCCGATTTTTGGTGGAGCAAGCTTCTCTGAGAAGGAACAAAGCGAACAATTTGTGGAGCAGCTCGATAAGTCAATCCAGTACATGTCGAAACGCCGGATTGGTGCTTTAATCAGTATTCAACAGAAGACTGGCCTCGAGGATTATATCGAGACGGGTATTACAATCGATGCGGAGACTACCGGTGAATTGTTGATTAACATTTTCATTCCGAACACACCGCTCCATGATGGTGCCGTGATTATTCGTGACGGCCGAATCGCCGTTGCTGCGGCTTACCTACCATTGTCTGATAGTAATATGATTCCAAAGAATTTGGGCACTAGGCACCGGGCGGCTGTCGGTATTTCCGAAGTGACGGACGCCATCACTATTGTGGTGTCCGAGGAGACCGGTGGGGTAACCATTACGAAGAACAGTCAATTTATGGTTGATCTTTCGCGTGAGGATTACCTGAAGTACTTGCGCGCCCAGTTAGTCCCGGCGGCAGATGGTAAAGAACCTTGGTATCGGTCATTTCTTGATCGATTATGGAAATGGGGGTCGAAACAATGA